A genome region from candidate division KSB1 bacterium includes the following:
- a CDS encoding 4Fe-4S dicluster domain-containing protein: protein MTLIEQVKKAGVVGAGGAGFPTHVKLAAKVEWYLANGAECEPLMHKDRELMTHFAPQILKGLQLAAAQTGAAKTAIGVKKKNTAAIEALKQTADGHVQIVLFEDYYPAGDEYELVYTCTGRLIPPQGLPLDVGCVVNNVETLYQIAQAAEGKPVTDKFMTVTGLVKRPLTAWFPIGMPVKEVFEAAGGVTQTPFAVMESGLMMGRLLQDLEQPITKTTGGLIVLPEEHPLIQRYRRTPREMDRIGHSACDQCSYCTELCPRYLLGYDVQPHLVMRSLGFTALGKEIWNRHALLCCQCGLCTLYACPEMLYPREACVKGMNELRAVGKGKWDGFKSVKPHLTKEARRVPVKLLMQRLGVSRYEAEAHFEPLELRPKRVVLPLKQHVGVPAEPVVQPGERVRRGQLVARIPEEKLGANLHASIDGKIAAVTNHEIVIEA, encoded by the coding sequence ATGACGCTGATCGAGCAGGTTAAAAAGGCCGGGGTCGTCGGCGCCGGCGGAGCGGGCTTTCCGACGCACGTCAAGCTGGCGGCAAAAGTAGAGTGGTATCTGGCAAACGGCGCCGAATGCGAGCCGCTCATGCACAAGGACCGCGAGCTGATGACCCATTTTGCGCCGCAGATTCTCAAGGGACTGCAGCTGGCTGCCGCCCAGACCGGCGCCGCCAAGACGGCCATCGGCGTTAAGAAAAAGAACACCGCGGCCATAGAAGCGCTGAAGCAGACGGCCGATGGTCATGTGCAGATTGTCCTGTTCGAAGACTATTATCCGGCCGGCGACGAATACGAACTGGTGTACACGTGTACCGGCCGCCTGATTCCGCCGCAGGGTTTGCCTCTCGATGTGGGCTGCGTGGTCAATAATGTCGAGACCCTCTACCAAATCGCGCAGGCCGCCGAAGGGAAACCGGTTACCGACAAGTTCATGACCGTCACCGGTCTGGTCAAGCGGCCCCTGACCGCCTGGTTTCCGATCGGCATGCCCGTCAAAGAAGTTTTTGAGGCCGCCGGAGGCGTCACGCAGACGCCTTTTGCCGTGATGGAGAGCGGTCTGATGATGGGACGGCTGCTGCAGGATCTCGAGCAGCCGATTACCAAAACCACCGGCGGCCTAATCGTGCTGCCTGAGGAGCATCCTCTCATCCAACGCTATCGGCGGACCCCGCGAGAAATGGACCGCATCGGTCACTCGGCCTGCGATCAATGCAGCTACTGTACCGAACTATGCCCCCGCTACCTGCTGGGCTACGACGTTCAGCCGCATCTCGTAATGCGCAGCTTGGGTTTCACTGCATTGGGAAAGGAGATCTGGAATCGTCACGCCCTGCTTTGCTGTCAATGCGGGCTGTGCACGCTGTACGCCTGTCCGGAGATGCTTTATCCCCGCGAAGCGTGCGTCAAGGGCATGAATGAGCTTCGCGCCGTCGGCAAGGGCAAATGGGACGGCTTTAAGTCCGTCAAACCGCATCTCACTAAGGAGGCGCGGCGCGTTCCGGTCAAGTTGTTGATGCAGCGGCTGGGCGTCAGCCGGTACGAAGCCGAGGCGCATTTCGAGCCGTTGGAGCTGCGGCCGAAGCGGGTGGTTCTGCCGCTCAAACAGCATGTCGGAGTGCCGGCAGAACCGGTCGTACAGCCCGGCGAACGCGTGCGGCGAGGCCAACTCGTTGCCCGCATCCCTGAAGAAAAATTGGGAGCCAATCTCCACGCTTCCATCGACGGCAAGATTGCGGCCGTCACAAACCATGAAATCGTCATTGAGGCATAG
- a CDS encoding glycosyltransferase family 9 protein: MSGKRAENYKPINRPRRILISRSDGIGDVVLTLPLAGALKRRFPDCRVSFLGRRYTEALIRACRSVDEFWDWEALRLLSREQQAALLAEGRFDAVVHVFPRKEIAAAAKQAGIPLRIGTSHRWFHWLTCNKLVHFSRRNSNQHEAQLNFRLLQPFGIFADLSLAQIADLYDLGVKTPPEYLRIMDGRRLNLILHPASRGSAKEWGIENWAQLIAALPQDKFRLFLTGSEEEGRAVRPSLVAPFSHVTDMTGKLDLAGLMGFIAAADALLACSTGPLHLAAALGKCAVGLYASRRPIHPGRWAPIGKHVIVLEDGLKDRYSGPISISVQKVIETLLSLSEKKSRSGV, from the coding sequence ATGTCGGGCAAAAGAGCTGAAAATTACAAGCCGATAAATCGGCCGAGACGTATTCTGATCAGCCGCAGCGACGGCATCGGCGATGTGGTTTTGACGCTTCCCCTTGCCGGAGCGCTCAAACGGCGCTTTCCCGATTGCCGCGTCTCCTTTCTGGGCAGGCGTTATACCGAAGCCCTGATTCGCGCTTGTCGCTCGGTTGACGAGTTTTGGGATTGGGAGGCGCTCCGACTCCTTTCCCGCGAACAGCAGGCTGCGCTGTTGGCCGAAGGCCGTTTTGACGCCGTCGTACATGTTTTTCCGCGAAAAGAAATTGCCGCCGCGGCCAAGCAGGCCGGAATTCCGCTCCGCATCGGCACCAGCCACCGCTGGTTTCACTGGCTGACCTGCAACAAGCTCGTTCACTTTTCCCGACGCAACTCGAATCAGCATGAGGCACAGCTCAATTTTCGTTTGCTGCAGCCCTTCGGTATTTTCGCCGACCTTTCCCTGGCGCAGATCGCCGATTTGTACGATCTGGGGGTGAAGACACCGCCGGAGTACCTCCGCATCATGGACGGCAGGCGGCTCAATCTGATCCTGCATCCCGCCTCCAGAGGCAGCGCAAAGGAATGGGGCATAGAAAATTGGGCGCAACTGATCGCCGCGCTGCCGCAGGACAAATTTCGCCTTTTTCTCACCGGCAGCGAAGAAGAAGGAAGAGCCGTAAGGCCGTCTCTGGTCGCGCCGTTTTCTCATGTTACGGACATGACTGGAAAACTCGATTTGGCGGGTTTAATGGGATTCATCGCCGCCGCCGATGCCCTCCTGGCATGCAGCACCGGCCCTTTACACCTTGCCGCCGCATTGGGCAAGTGTGCAGTGGGGCTCTATGCATCGCGGCGGCCCATTCACCCGGGCCGCTGGGCACCGATCGGAAAGCATGTCATTGTATTGGAGGACGGCCTCAAAGATCGTTATTCAGGACCAATTTCCATTTCAGTACAAAAAGTCATTGAAACCCTACTCTCGTTGAGCGAAAAAAAGAGCCGGTCCGGCGTTTAA
- a CDS encoding EutN/CcmL family microcompartment protein gives MRLGRVTGKVWATAKDAQLSAVKLALMEVVDEHGRATGKLFVAADTIGCREGDLVFWVSGGEAVRAFPDKNIPSDVTIVGLVDQLDVRPL, from the coding sequence ATGCGCCTCGGCAGAGTGACCGGCAAGGTCTGGGCAACAGCCAAAGATGCCCAGCTCTCCGCGGTAAAGTTGGCCCTCATGGAAGTGGTGGACGAGCATGGGCGTGCGACCGGCAAGTTGTTCGTTGCTGCTGATACTATAGGCTGTCGTGAGGGTGATCTGGTTTTTTGGGTAAGCGGCGGAGAAGCGGTGCGCGCGTTTCCGGACAAAAACATTCCCAGCGATGTGACCATCGTTGGATTAGTGGATCAATTGGACGTCAGGCCGCTATGA
- a CDS encoding EutN/CcmL family microcompartment protein, with product MEIGRVVGTVVSTAKVDRLIGQKLMLVNVVNPDLKPTSNYVVAVDGVGAGANEIVIVVRGSSARQAQMLQNVPTDASIVAIVDAIELGGQIVYQKSGGQ from the coding sequence ATGGAAATCGGACGAGTTGTAGGGACCGTCGTTTCGACGGCCAAAGTCGACCGGCTGATCGGCCAAAAGCTGATGCTGGTCAACGTCGTTAATCCGGATCTCAAGCCTACCTCCAATTATGTCGTGGCAGTGGACGGCGTCGGCGCCGGCGCGAACGAAATCGTCATCGTTGTGCGCGGCAGCTCGGCGCGCCAGGCCCAGATGCTCCAGAACGTTCCCACGGACGCCTCGATTGTCGCCATAGTCGATGCGATTGAGCTGGGGGGGCAAATCGTCTACCAAAAAAGCGGTGGTCAATGA
- a CDS encoding LemA family protein yields MPRSKLGMGCIVTLVVLVIALFAAYSIGKRAYNSFVVLDEQVNEAWAQVQNVLQRRMDLIPNLVETVKGYANFERETLEAVIQARANATKVQLNAEQLAANPQLLEQYMQAQNQVSSALSRLMVVVERYPELKANESFIRLQDELAGTENRIAVERRRYNETVQAYNRHIRIFPNNLLAALFNFEKRAYFEAPPEAQQAPRVDFGTRK; encoded by the coding sequence ATGCCGCGCAGCAAATTAGGCATGGGGTGCATCGTCACCCTTGTTGTTCTCGTTATCGCGCTCTTTGCCGCTTACAGCATCGGCAAGCGGGCGTACAATTCGTTCGTTGTTTTGGATGAGCAGGTCAATGAAGCGTGGGCACAGGTTCAGAACGTTCTGCAGCGCCGCATGGACTTGATACCCAATTTGGTGGAGACCGTAAAAGGCTACGCCAATTTTGAGCGTGAAACATTGGAAGCCGTGATTCAGGCGCGCGCCAACGCCACCAAAGTGCAGCTCAATGCGGAACAATTGGCCGCCAATCCCCAACTGCTCGAGCAGTACATGCAGGCGCAAAATCAGGTTTCCTCTGCCCTCAGTCGCTTGATGGTGGTGGTCGAGCGCTATCCCGAACTCAAGGCCAACGAGAGCTTTATTCGACTTCAGGACGAGCTGGCGGGCACCGAAAACCGCATAGCCGTCGAACGGCGGCGTTACAATGAAACCGTGCAGGCCTATAACCGCCATATCCGCATTTTCCCCAACAACCTGCTTGCAGCGCTGTTCAATTTTGAAAAGCGCGCCTACTTTGAAGCGCCGCCGGAAGCCCAGCAGGCCCCGCGCGTCGATTTCGGCACGCGCAAGTAA
- a CDS encoding EutN/CcmL family microcompartment protein yields the protein MILARVIGSVVSTIKHPCYQNRKILLVKPITPQDEPQGGVMVAVDLVGAGIGDRVLVASEGRAAEELLQFPCRMPIRSLIVGFVDEVREAQ from the coding sequence ATGATTCTCGCTCGTGTCATCGGCAGTGTGGTCTCCACGATCAAACATCCCTGCTATCAGAACCGCAAAATTCTCTTGGTCAAGCCTATCACGCCGCAGGATGAGCCGCAAGGCGGCGTAATGGTCGCCGTTGATTTGGTAGGGGCGGGCATCGGTGACCGGGTTTTGGTGGCATCCGAAGGTCGCGCCGCCGAAGAGCTGCTGCAGTTTCCCTGCCGCATGCCGATCCGATCGCTTATCGTCGGTTTTGTCGATGAAGTGCGGGAGGCGCAATGA